A window of the Euzebya pacifica genome harbors these coding sequences:
- a CDS encoding DEAD/DEAH box helicase: MSSRPPAMSRADVARVLGPVFTDRGLRYAADGRVLDAAWNPADTTLFGTVSGSGGRLYHATAVWVVRGGLQMFVGGDCSCPMQRDCKHVAAVALIGAQPTTGDVDGGGEAAPRPAWDRALDAWTLGNDDTGTDVVPLGILVQLRDHGRVGARLVEPGARGWVNGNLEWRTISTWSGRGWGSSHTFEPEHVRVAKAIHALSAVTSQFGAYSSAARDLDLTDFPHAQLWSLLSAAVDAGMSLVTGQAGRERVGLLPAGVAEMRVDVTGRPDGSHVVAPTVWVGDARRTPLAVLGDPAHGVVLAPDPRDAAADDPLDPQVGLVLAGLVRSAPASLCRAALTGGEVVVPSEDEDRFAADGYLRLRRLAPVTSSDGSFEPPAIGPPTMLLRIVPERPDLLRTEWFVRYAIGDTTRDSPMDSGTSRQPWRDQAAERVLRDRVTTLVGQPLRDGSARGEDAIDLATRIVPLLQDTPDALVEVEGDLPDYRDVDDDVEVHVATRLAPEERDWFDLDVALSVDGRTVPLGTVFTALADGRTRLVLPDGAHLSLRTPELERLRDLIEEASALQERDTGQLRVSRYQVDLWEQLATLGVVTAQAEEWRRQVEALQQVTEVAAVDVPEGFAGTMRPYQHEGLAWLALLWDHRLGGILADDMGLGKTLQALAMMLRARQADPDGPPFLVLAPASVVHGWQQEAARFAPDLCVRTVDATLAKLGTTATAVAAGADVVITSYTRFRLDAEAYAEVGWAGLLLDEAQAVKNPRSKLYGCIRRLPVPFALAITGTPLENDLMELWSLLSITSPGLFPNPSVFKEMYVTPIQRNHDRERLARLRRRIRPLVLRRTKEEVAADLPPKQEQVLSVELTPAHRKVYDGWLQRERRKVLGLMADLDEHRFTVLRSLTLLRRASLHAGLVEDRHERVASAKIDVLVSHLHEVVAGGHRALVFSQFTSFLSLVRDRLDREGIDHVYLDGATRNREAVVGSFKDGSAPVFVISLKAGGVGLNLTEADYCFLLDPWWNPATEAQAIDRTHRIGQTRRVMVYRLIAAGTIEEKVLDLSQRKAALFDGVMDDGRPFAGRLDADDIRALME, encoded by the coding sequence ATGTCGTCCCGCCCCCCGGCGATGTCCAGGGCCGATGTGGCCCGCGTCCTCGGCCCGGTCTTCACCGACCGCGGCCTGCGCTACGCCGCTGACGGCCGTGTGCTGGACGCCGCATGGAACCCAGCCGACACGACCCTGTTCGGGACCGTGTCGGGCAGCGGCGGGCGGCTCTACCACGCCACGGCAGTGTGGGTTGTCCGAGGCGGCCTGCAGATGTTCGTGGGTGGGGACTGCTCGTGCCCCATGCAGCGGGACTGCAAGCACGTGGCGGCCGTGGCCCTGATCGGGGCCCAGCCGACGACCGGGGACGTCGATGGAGGGGGAGAGGCGGCACCGCGTCCGGCCTGGGACCGGGCGCTGGACGCCTGGACGCTGGGCAACGACGACACCGGCACCGACGTGGTCCCGCTGGGCATCCTCGTCCAGCTCCGTGACCACGGCCGTGTGGGGGCGCGGCTGGTCGAACCCGGCGCACGCGGGTGGGTCAACGGCAACCTCGAGTGGCGGACGATCTCGACGTGGTCGGGACGCGGCTGGGGGAGCAGCCACACCTTCGAGCCCGAGCACGTGCGGGTCGCCAAGGCCATCCACGCGCTGTCGGCGGTGACCTCGCAGTTCGGCGCGTACAGCTCGGCCGCCCGGGACCTGGACCTGACCGACTTCCCCCACGCCCAGCTGTGGTCGTTGCTGTCGGCCGCGGTGGACGCCGGCATGTCGCTGGTGACGGGGCAGGCGGGCCGGGAGCGGGTCGGTCTGCTGCCGGCCGGCGTCGCGGAGATGCGCGTGGACGTCACGGGTCGGCCCGACGGAAGCCACGTCGTCGCCCCGACGGTCTGGGTCGGCGACGCTCGACGAACGCCGCTCGCCGTCCTCGGCGACCCTGCCCACGGCGTGGTCCTCGCCCCCGATCCGCGTGACGCTGCCGCCGACGATCCGCTCGACCCGCAGGTCGGGCTGGTGCTGGCCGGGCTGGTGCGTTCGGCGCCCGCCAGCCTGTGCCGGGCGGCCCTGACCGGCGGTGAGGTCGTCGTCCCGTCCGAGGACGAGGACCGGTTCGCCGCCGACGGGTACCTGCGGCTGCGACGCCTTGCCCCCGTCACCTCCAGCGACGGGTCGTTCGAGCCACCCGCCATCGGCCCCCCGACCATGCTGCTGCGGATCGTCCCCGAGCGCCCGGACCTGCTGCGGACCGAGTGGTTCGTGCGCTACGCCATCGGTGACACCACCCGCGACAGCCCGATGGACAGCGGGACCAGCCGGCAGCCGTGGCGCGATCAGGCCGCCGAGCGGGTGTTGCGGGACCGCGTCACCACCCTCGTGGGACAGCCGCTGCGGGACGGGTCCGCGCGGGGGGAGGACGCCATCGACCTGGCCACCCGCATCGTGCCGCTGCTGCAGGACACCCCCGACGCGCTGGTCGAGGTCGAGGGGGACCTCCCGGACTATCGCGACGTCGACGACGACGTCGAGGTGCACGTCGCCACACGCCTGGCGCCGGAGGAACGCGACTGGTTCGACCTGGACGTGGCGCTGTCGGTCGACGGGCGAACGGTCCCGCTCGGCACCGTGTTCACCGCGCTTGCCGACGGTCGGACGCGCCTGGTCCTGCCCGACGGTGCCCACCTGTCGCTGCGCACGCCGGAGCTCGAGCGGCTGCGGGACCTGATCGAGGAGGCCAGCGCCCTGCAGGAGCGCGACACCGGGCAGCTGCGGGTCAGTCGCTACCAGGTCGACCTGTGGGAGCAGCTGGCGACGCTCGGCGTGGTCACCGCCCAGGCCGAGGAGTGGCGCCGACAGGTCGAGGCCCTGCAGCAGGTGACCGAGGTGGCCGCAGTCGACGTGCCGGAGGGCTTCGCCGGCACGATGCGGCCCTACCAGCACGAGGGCCTCGCCTGGCTGGCGCTGCTGTGGGACCACCGGCTCGGCGGGATCCTGGCCGACGACATGGGCCTGGGCAAGACCCTCCAGGCGCTGGCGATGATGCTGCGCGCCCGGCAGGCCGACCCCGACGGCCCGCCGTTCCTGGTCCTCGCGCCGGCGTCGGTCGTCCACGGCTGGCAGCAGGAGGCCGCACGGTTCGCCCCCGACCTGTGCGTCCGGACCGTCGACGCCACCCTCGCCAAGCTGGGCACCACCGCAACGGCCGTCGCCGCCGGGGCCGACGTCGTCATCACCAGCTACACGCGTTTTCGCCTGGACGCCGAGGCCTACGCCGAGGTCGGCTGGGCCGGACTGCTGCTGGACGAGGCCCAGGCGGTGAAGAACCCTCGGTCCAAGCTGTACGGCTGCATTCGTCGGCTGCCCGTCCCCTTCGCGCTGGCCATCACCGGCACGCCGCTGGAGAACGACCTGATGGAGCTGTGGTCGCTGCTGTCGATCACCTCGCCCGGCCTGTTCCCCAACCCGTCGGTGTTCAAGGAGATGTACGTCACCCCGATCCAGCGCAACCACGACCGCGAGCGGTTGGCCCGGCTGCGTCGACGCATCCGGCCGCTGGTGCTGCGCCGGACCAAGGAGGAGGTCGCGGCCGACCTTCCGCCCAAGCAGGAGCAGGTCCTGTCGGTGGAGCTGACGCCGGCCCATCGCAAGGTCTACGACGGGTGGCTGCAGCGCGAGCGTCGCAAGGTCCTGGGACTGATGGCGGACCTCGACGAGCACCGGTTCACCGTCCTGCGCTCCCTGACGCTCCTGCGACGGGCCAGCCTGCACGCGGGACTCGTCGAGGATCGCCACGAACGGGTCGCCTCGGCCAAGATCGACGTGCTGGTGAGCCACCTCCACGAGGTCGTGGCCGGCGGGCACCGCGCCCTCGTGTTCAGCCAGTTCACGAGCTTCCTCTCCCTCGTCCGCGACCGGCTGGACCGCGAGGGCATCGACCACGTGTACCTGGATGGCGCGACGCGCAACCGCGAGGCCGTCGTCGGGTCGTTCAAGGACGGCAGCGCACCGGTCTTCGTCATCAGCCTCAAGGCGGGTGGTGTCGGCCTGAACCTGACCGAAGCCGACTACTGCTTCCTGCTGGACCCGTGGTGGAACCCGGCGACCGAGGCACAGGCGATCGACCGGACGCACCGCATCGGCCAGACACGACGGGTGATGGTCTACCGCCTGATCGCCGCCGGGACCATCGAGGAGAAGGTGCTGGACCTCAGCCAGCGCAAGGCCGCCCTGTTCGACGGGGTGATGGACGACGGCCGCCCGTTCGCCGGTCGGCTCGACGCCGACGACATCCGGGCGCTGATGGAGTGA
- a CDS encoding amidohydrolase family protein, whose product MTVALPACSEDDPDGVDVEQLEDRDPMDMEPLAITGVRQPGSPDEPITVTVLGRRIHRVGERPEDGVRTLDMDGGWIVPGFVDSHVHMQFSTPAEVLAGGVTTVRDLGGPPTAAQSLIGTTPLKVLIAGRILTPIGGYPSRSWGDDGTAREVASVEDAIRAVQEQTGAGATIIKVALEDSEGRPLFDLETLQAIVATAREGGLRTTAHCGSAAALERAIEGGVRELCHLPLHDVTPAEMQAAAAAAMVLVPTLEIRGDDPSALEALAAFREAGGEVLYGSDLGNGGTAPGIEVTEVRAMLAAGMTPAEVLRSATSDAAAYLSLDTGAIRQGLLADLVVLGGDPFEDPSRYDDVRLVVASGEVVG is encoded by the coding sequence ATGACGGTCGCCCTGCCCGCGTGCAGCGAGGATGATCCCGACGGGGTCGACGTCGAGCAGCTGGAGGATCGCGATCCCATGGACATGGAACCCCTCGCCATCACCGGCGTCCGCCAGCCGGGCAGCCCCGACGAGCCGATCACCGTCACCGTGCTCGGTCGGCGCATCCACCGCGTCGGCGAACGCCCCGAGGACGGCGTGCGCACCCTCGACATGGACGGCGGCTGGATCGTCCCCGGGTTCGTCGACAGCCACGTCCACATGCAGTTCTCCACGCCCGCCGAGGTGCTGGCCGGCGGGGTGACCACCGTTCGGGACCTCGGTGGCCCGCCGACGGCCGCACAGTCGCTGATCGGCACGACCCCGCTGAAGGTGCTGATCGCCGGACGCATCCTCACCCCGATCGGTGGGTACCCCAGCCGGTCGTGGGGCGACGACGGCACCGCACGGGAGGTCGCCAGCGTCGAGGACGCCATCCGGGCGGTCCAGGAGCAGACCGGCGCCGGTGCAACGATCATCAAGGTGGCGCTGGAGGACTCCGAGGGCCGGCCGCTGTTCGACCTCGAGACGCTGCAGGCGATCGTGGCCACCGCCCGGGAGGGCGGCCTGCGCACGACGGCCCACTGCGGATCCGCCGCCGCGCTCGAGCGTGCCATCGAGGGCGGCGTCCGTGAGCTGTGCCACCTGCCGCTGCACGACGTCACCCCGGCGGAGATGCAGGCCGCAGCCGCGGCGGCGATGGTGCTGGTCCCGACCCTGGAGATCCGGGGTGACGATCCCTCGGCCCTGGAGGCGCTCGCCGCCTTCCGGGAGGCCGGTGGCGAGGTGCTGTACGGCAGCGACCTGGGCAACGGGGGCACCGCGCCGGGGATCGAGGTCACCGAGGTCCGCGCGATGCTGGCCGCCGGCATGACCCCCGCGGAGGTGCTGCGGTCGGCCACCAGCGATGCGGCCGCGTACCTGTCGCTGGACACCGGCGCCATACGGCAGGGCCTGCTGGCCGACCTCGTCGTCCTCGGCGGCGACCCGTTCGAGGACCCCTCCCGCTACGACGACGTCCGTTTGGTCGTCGCGTCGGGCGAGGTCGTCGGCTGA
- the hemL gene encoding glutamate-1-semialdehyde 2,1-aminomutase: MTTTPASVPVSESLFARAEAVIPGGVNSPVRAFRGVGGTPRFMAKGEGPRVTDEDGRTYIDYVMSWGPLILGHSHPDVVAAAIDATRTGSSYGAPTRGEVELAEEIVARIPGVDQVRCVSSGTEATMSAIRVGRGFTGRDKIIKFAGHYHGHGDALLVEAGSGVATLGLPNSPGVTAGATGDTIVVPWNDRDAVTAAFEAHGDDIALIICEPVAANMGVVPAADGYHRFLRDITRDHGALLLVDEVMTGFRLARGGATELLGLEPDLIAFGKVVGGGFPLAAFGGRREIMSQLAPVGPVYQAGTLSGNPVAVAAGLTQLRLLDADAYARLDALADRLIDGLAEAFSDAGVPACIQRVGNLFGLFFTDTAVTDYEGARAADHDRYGRFFHGMLAEGHYLPPSGYEAMFVSTAHTEDDIDATVAAAARVAATLAE; encoded by the coding sequence GTGACCACCACACCTGCTTCCGTGCCCGTGTCCGAGTCGCTGTTCGCCCGTGCCGAGGCCGTCATCCCCGGCGGCGTCAACTCGCCCGTCCGCGCCTTCCGTGGTGTCGGGGGGACGCCGCGGTTCATGGCGAAGGGGGAGGGCCCGCGGGTCACCGACGAGGACGGCCGGACCTACATCGACTACGTCATGTCGTGGGGGCCGCTGATCCTCGGCCACAGCCACCCCGACGTGGTCGCCGCCGCCATCGACGCCACCCGGACGGGGTCCTCCTACGGGGCGCCGACCCGCGGTGAGGTGGAGCTCGCCGAGGAGATCGTGGCGCGCATCCCCGGCGTCGACCAGGTCCGCTGCGTCTCCTCGGGCACCGAGGCGACGATGAGCGCCATCCGCGTCGGCCGCGGGTTCACCGGCCGGGACAAGATCATCAAGTTCGCCGGCCACTACCACGGCCACGGCGACGCCCTCCTGGTCGAGGCCGGCAGCGGCGTGGCCACCCTCGGCCTGCCCAACTCACCCGGCGTGACCGCGGGAGCCACCGGCGACACCATCGTCGTCCCGTGGAACGACCGCGACGCCGTCACCGCCGCCTTCGAGGCCCATGGCGACGACATCGCCCTGATCATCTGCGAACCGGTCGCCGCCAACATGGGCGTCGTACCCGCCGCGGACGGCTACCACCGGTTCCTCCGCGACATCACCCGCGACCACGGGGCGCTGCTGCTCGTCGACGAGGTCATGACCGGCTTCCGCCTGGCCCGCGGCGGCGCCACCGAGCTGCTGGGCCTCGAACCCGACCTGATCGCCTTCGGCAAGGTCGTGGGGGGTGGGTTCCCCCTCGCCGCGTTCGGCGGACGGCGCGAGATCATGTCCCAGCTGGCCCCCGTCGGGCCGGTCTACCAAGCCGGCACCCTCAGCGGGAACCCGGTGGCCGTCGCCGCGGGCCTGACCCAGCTGCGACTGCTCGACGCCGACGCCTACGCGCGTCTGGACGCCCTCGCCGACCGGCTGATCGACGGCTTGGCCGAGGCGTTCTCCGACGCCGGCGTCCCCGCCTGCATCCAGCGGGTCGGCAACCTCTTCGGGCTGTTCTTCACCGACACCGCAGTCACCGACTACGAGGGCGCCAGGGCCGCCGACCACGACCGCTACGGCCGCTTCTTCCACGGCATGCTCGCCGAGGGCCACTACCTGCCGCCGTCGGGCTACGAGGCCATGTTCGTCTCCACCGCCCACACCGAGGACGACATCGACGCGACGGTCGCGGCGGCGGCACGCGTTGCGGCCACCCTTGCCGAGTAG
- a CDS encoding aldo/keto reductase, whose protein sequence is MRYRQLAPGIDVSEVGFGNWTVTTGWWGDYTREESLRLHREAFDHGITFFDTSDAYAEGYAEEVLGEAIAPIRDEVVIATKFGYDITSDHERVGQQERAHRTDVAYISQRLDDSLKRLGVETIDFYQLHNPRMAHIDADDLWAFLEDAKEAGKIRAYGVALGPKIGWLEEGVHAMRTRDVHGMQMIFNMLEQSPGKELLEVAEETGRTMIVRVPHSSGMLEGNLTADHVFPKNDHRRHRPRSWLIEGVQKVATLDFLTEDGAGTGMTLGQAALKWVLSHDRCVTTLPNIYGSDQIAEFAAAPDKRDLTPEELDRVQALYDDNFGVVPEGLPDTDKVNGGVGS, encoded by the coding sequence ATGCGCTATCGCCAGCTTGCACCGGGAATCGATGTCTCCGAGGTCGGCTTCGGGAACTGGACCGTCACCACCGGATGGTGGGGGGACTACACCCGTGAGGAGTCGCTTCGCCTGCACCGCGAGGCCTTCGACCACGGCATCACGTTCTTCGACACCTCCGACGCCTACGCCGAGGGCTACGCCGAGGAGGTGCTGGGCGAGGCGATCGCGCCGATCCGTGACGAGGTCGTCATCGCGACCAAGTTCGGCTACGACATCACCTCCGACCACGAGCGGGTCGGGCAGCAGGAGCGGGCCCACCGCACCGACGTGGCCTACATCTCCCAGCGGCTGGACGACTCGCTGAAGCGGCTGGGGGTCGAGACGATCGACTTCTACCAGCTGCACAACCCGCGGATGGCCCACATCGACGCCGACGACCTGTGGGCGTTCCTCGAGGACGCCAAGGAGGCCGGCAAGATCCGGGCCTACGGCGTGGCGCTGGGCCCGAAGATCGGGTGGCTGGAGGAGGGCGTGCATGCCATGCGCACCCGTGACGTCCACGGCATGCAGATGATCTTCAACATGCTGGAGCAGTCGCCGGGAAAGGAGCTGCTGGAGGTCGCGGAGGAGACCGGCCGGACGATGATCGTGCGGGTCCCCCACTCCTCGGGGATGCTCGAGGGCAACCTCACCGCCGACCACGTGTTCCCCAAGAACGACCACCGGCGCCACCGTCCCCGTTCGTGGCTGATCGAGGGTGTCCAGAAGGTCGCCACGCTCGACTTCCTGACCGAGGACGGGGCGGGCACGGGCATGACGCTGGGCCAGGCGGCGCTGAAGTGGGTGCTGTCCCACGACCGCTGCGTGACCACGCTCCCCAACATCTACGGCAGCGACCAGATCGCGGAGTTCGCGGCTGCCCCCGACAAGCGGGACCTGACGCCGGAGGAGCTCGACCGCGTCCAGGCGCTGTACGACGACAACTTCGGCGTGGTCCCCGAGGGCCTGCCCGACACCGACAAGGTCAACGGCGGCGTCGGCAGCTGA
- a CDS encoding nuclear transport factor 2 family protein, whose product MSDPTHEAVETLVHALNHGGLPEILDAFTDDAVFSSDGGIASGRHELAALFDGTLEEPRPRMILRHTERDGNVLHCRATRRFTISDGEQAIGHDVEIRCVFTVVEGAVARVVVDPIQ is encoded by the coding sequence ATGTCTGATCCCACCCACGAGGCCGTCGAGACGTTGGTCCATGCCCTGAACCACGGTGGCCTGCCCGAGATCCTGGACGCCTTCACCGATGACGCGGTGTTCTCCTCCGATGGTGGGATCGCCAGCGGCCGCCACGAGCTCGCCGCCCTGTTCGACGGCACGCTGGAGGAGCCACGGCCCCGCATGATCCTCCGACACACCGAGCGGGACGGCAACGTCCTGCACTGCCGGGCGACCCGCCGGTTCACCATCTCCGACGGCGAGCAGGCCATCGGCCACGACGTGGAGATCCGCTGCGTCTTCACCGTCGTGGAGGGCGCCGTCGCGCGCGTGGTGGTCGACCCGATCCAGTGA
- a CDS encoding AIM24 family protein gives MAGEWRPDPEGNYEYRWWDGEGWTDQVAHQGQVGVVPMGGGTPATTPDQPAQPQPDQAQAQPVQAQPVQAQGQPGGGGGFAGITGELIDGRFAERDGQPVANQNGKMLRVRVGEPFMARQGSMVAYQGNVDFSFEGGGASRFIKKALTGEGLSLMRVSGQGDVFLADTATHVHLLHLNNSGLSINGKNVLAFSTSLDWNIERVKGGSIATGGLFNTTLRGSGWVAITTDGEPVVLNTAEAPTFTDTQAVVAWSAHLQTQLKSSFKAGALIGRGSGEAFQVAFSGQGFVIVQPSEGIPIPTAG, from the coding sequence ATGGCAGGCGAGTGGCGCCCGGACCCCGAGGGCAACTACGAGTACCGCTGGTGGGACGGCGAGGGCTGGACCGACCAGGTCGCCCACCAGGGACAGGTCGGGGTGGTTCCCATGGGCGGGGGCACCCCGGCCACGACGCCCGACCAGCCAGCCCAGCCCCAGCCCGATCAGGCGCAGGCACAGCCGGTGCAGGCCCAGCCAGTGCAGGCACAGGGGCAGCCCGGGGGAGGAGGGGGCTTCGCCGGGATCACGGGCGAGCTCATCGACGGCCGCTTCGCCGAACGTGACGGCCAGCCCGTGGCCAACCAGAACGGCAAGATGCTCCGCGTCCGGGTGGGCGAGCCGTTCATGGCCCGGCAGGGCTCGATGGTGGCCTACCAGGGCAACGTCGACTTCTCCTTCGAGGGCGGCGGCGCGTCGCGCTTCATCAAGAAGGCGCTGACGGGCGAGGGCCTCTCCCTCATGCGGGTGTCCGGGCAGGGCGACGTGTTCCTGGCCGACACCGCCACCCACGTGCACCTGCTGCACCTCAACAACTCCGGCCTGTCGATCAACGGCAAGAACGTCCTGGCGTTCTCCACCTCGCTGGACTGGAACATCGAGCGGGTGAAGGGTGGCTCCATCGCCACGGGCGGCTTGTTCAACACGACGCTCCGCGGCTCGGGCTGGGTGGCGATCACCACCGACGGCGAACCGGTCGTGCTGAACACCGCCGAGGCTCCGACCTTCACCGACACCCAAGCGGTCGTGGCGTGGTCGGCGCACCTGCAGACCCAGCTGAAGTCCAGCTTCAAGGCCGGTGCGCTGATCGGACGCGGATCCGGCGAGGCGTTCCAGGTGGCCTTCAGCGGCCAGGGCTTCGTGATCGTGCAGCCTTCGGAGGGCATCCCGATCCCGACGGCCGGCTGA
- the cobA gene encoding uroporphyrinogen-III C-methyltransferase translates to MTAEPSPATAVPTAAEAAFASLGGEPAAPGTVHLVGGGPGALGLVTTRAARLLSTATFVAYDRLSPPEALAVCREDVELVYVGKLPDRHALQQEEINALLVEKAQAGEAVVRFKGGDPFVFGRGSEEAQSCVAAGVPFEVVPGVTSSIAGPAFAGVPVTHRGLSPAFAVITGHEDPTKDDTQVDYAALARFPGTLVFLMGVGRIRRIADALIAEGKSADTPVSSVRWATTPKQEQVEGTLGTIADVIESTGFSSPAVTVIGEVAALADELGWFADRPLHGRSVVVPRTRQQASELSRRLRALGADPVEAPTIAIQPSRDPDGLLTAVERMRDGVYSWVGFTSRNGVDAVMDAIREAAGDVRWFADVQIAAVGSGTAEGLEAFGLRADLLPDSFTTRGLGMALAEAADDPERPVLLPRADIASEKLSEMLTAAGVEFHEVEAYRTVPADGLDPEVADRLRSGDVDAVALGSSSTVRNLVSLLEGRPHPDVAIVSIGPVTTATCEELGLTVAAEADPHDLDGLTDAVVRALTTP, encoded by the coding sequence GTGACCGCCGAACCCTCCCCCGCCACCGCCGTCCCGACCGCTGCCGAGGCGGCGTTCGCGTCGTTGGGCGGCGAACCGGCCGCGCCCGGCACCGTGCACCTCGTCGGCGGCGGCCCCGGTGCGCTCGGCCTCGTGACCACCCGGGCAGCCCGGCTGCTGTCCACCGCGACGTTCGTGGCCTACGACCGGTTGTCGCCCCCCGAGGCGCTCGCGGTCTGCCGCGAGGACGTCGAGCTGGTCTACGTCGGCAAGCTGCCCGACCGCCACGCGCTGCAGCAGGAGGAGATCAACGCCCTCCTCGTGGAGAAGGCGCAGGCCGGCGAGGCCGTCGTCCGCTTCAAGGGCGGCGACCCGTTCGTCTTCGGCCGGGGGTCGGAGGAGGCGCAGTCCTGCGTCGCCGCCGGGGTGCCGTTCGAGGTCGTGCCCGGCGTGACGTCCTCGATCGCGGGCCCCGCCTTCGCGGGTGTGCCCGTCACCCACCGTGGCCTGTCGCCGGCGTTCGCCGTGATCACCGGCCACGAGGACCCGACCAAGGACGACACCCAGGTCGACTACGCCGCCCTGGCCCGCTTCCCGGGGACCCTGGTGTTCCTCATGGGGGTCGGGCGCATCCGGCGGATCGCCGACGCGCTGATCGCCGAGGGCAAGTCCGCCGACACACCGGTGTCGTCGGTTCGTTGGGCGACCACCCCCAAGCAGGAACAGGTCGAGGGGACGCTCGGCACCATCGCCGACGTCATCGAGTCGACCGGCTTCTCCTCTCCCGCGGTCACCGTCATCGGCGAGGTCGCCGCGCTGGCCGACGAGCTCGGCTGGTTCGCCGACCGTCCGCTGCACGGCAGGTCCGTCGTCGTGCCCCGCACCCGCCAGCAGGCCAGCGAGCTGTCCCGGCGGTTGCGTGCCCTCGGCGCCGACCCGGTCGAGGCCCCGACCATCGCCATCCAGCCCTCGCGTGACCCCGACGGGCTGCTGACGGCGGTGGAACGCATGCGCGACGGCGTCTACTCGTGGGTCGGCTTCACGTCCCGCAACGGCGTCGACGCGGTCATGGACGCCATCCGCGAGGCCGCTGGCGACGTCCGCTGGTTCGCCGACGTGCAGATCGCCGCCGTCGGATCGGGCACCGCAGAGGGCCTGGAGGCCTTCGGACTGCGCGCCGACCTGCTGCCCGACTCCTTCACCACCCGTGGGCTCGGGATGGCGCTGGCCGAGGCCGCCGACGACCCCGAACGCCCCGTCCTGCTGCCCCGCGCCGACATCGCCAGCGAGAAGCTGTCGGAGATGCTGACCGCCGCGGGAGTGGAGTTCCACGAGGTCGAGGCGTACCGCACCGTCCCGGCCGACGGCCTGGACCCCGAGGTCGCCGACCGCCTCCGTTCGGGTGACGTCGACGCCGTGGCGCTGGGCTCCTCCTCCACCGTGCGCAACCTCGTGTCGTTGCTGGAGGGCCGCCCCCACCCCGACGTCGCCATCGTCTCCATCGGCCCGGTCACCACGGCCACCTGCGAGGAGCTCGGCCTGACCGTCGCCGCCGAGGCCGACCCCCACGACCTGGACGGCCTCACCGACGCCGTCGTGCGCGCCCTCACCACCCCCTGA
- the hemC gene encoding hydroxymethylbilane synthase: protein MLRIATRRSALAVAQATQTAQLITQRTGQQVELVPMSSTGDDNPDARIDTLVAGGDVKGLFVDSIRQAVLDKDCHLAVHSYKDVPTEPHPELTVAAVPGREDPRDLLVSPKGWTFGNLPATAIVGTSSARRKMQLLRAKPGLQVLPIRGNLDTRLRKLVDGEFEAIVVALAGLKRLYTSPERGGIGALQLPLAAVPLEPGEMVPAPAQGAIAIECRADDARTVSLLEAVDHLPSHRAVSAERAYLNALGAGCTTPAGALCSLTGMGGLEVIGMLGDERNRRVLRRSTSGGFDQAEEIGRRLAGEMLEMMPA from the coding sequence ATGCTCCGAATCGCCACACGGCGGTCGGCCCTGGCCGTTGCCCAGGCCACCCAGACCGCCCAGCTGATCACCCAGCGCACCGGCCAGCAGGTCGAGCTCGTGCCGATGTCGTCCACCGGCGACGACAACCCCGACGCGCGCATCGACACCCTGGTCGCCGGCGGTGACGTCAAGGGCCTGTTCGTCGACTCGATCCGGCAGGCGGTGCTGGACAAGGACTGCCACCTGGCCGTGCACTCCTACAAGGACGTGCCGACCGAGCCCCACCCCGAGCTGACCGTGGCCGCCGTGCCCGGCCGCGAGGACCCCCGCGACCTGCTCGTCTCGCCGAAGGGCTGGACGTTCGGCAACCTTCCCGCCACCGCGATCGTGGGCACCTCGTCGGCACGACGGAAGATGCAGCTCCTGCGGGCCAAGCCCGGGCTGCAGGTCCTGCCGATCCGCGGGAACCTCGACACCCGGCTGCGCAAGCTCGTCGACGGCGAGTTCGAGGCCATCGTCGTGGCCCTGGCCGGCCTGAAGCGTCTCTACACCTCCCCCGAACGCGGCGGGATCGGCGCGCTGCAGCTGCCGCTGGCCGCCGTCCCCCTGGAACCCGGCGAGATGGTGCCCGCCCCCGCGCAGGGCGCCATCGCCATCGAGTGCCGCGCCGACGATGCCCGCACCGTCTCGCTGCTCGAGGCCGTCGATCACCTCCCCAGCCACCGTGCGGTCAGCGCCGAGCGGGCCTACCTGAACGCCCTCGGCGCCGGCTGCACCACCCCGGCCGGTGCGCTGTGCTCGTTGACGGGCATGGGCGGCCTGGAGGTCATCGGGATGCTCGGCGACGAACGCAACCGCCGCGTGCTGCGTCGGTCCACGTCCGGCGGCTTCGACCAGGCCGAGGAGATCGGCCGGCGGTTGGCCGGCGAGATGCTGGAGATGATGCCCGCGTGA